The DNA window CCCGCGCCATGGAAAAATGTCGCCCGGGCATGTTTGAGTATCACCTTGAAGGCGAAATCCTTCACGAATTCAACCGCCACGGCGCGCGCTTCCCTTCCTACAACACCATCGTTGGTGGCGGCGAAAATGGCTGCATCCTGCACTACACTGAAAACGAATGTGAACTGCGCGACGGCGATCTGGTACTGATCGACGCAGGTTGTGAATATCGCGGCTACGCGGGCGACATCACCCGAACTTTCCCGGTTAACGGCAAGTTCAGCCCGGCGCAGCGCGAGATTTACGATATCGTCCTCGAATCGCTGGAAACCTCGCTGAAGCTCTATCGTCCCGGCACCTCAATTCACGAGGTTAGCCAGCAGGTCGTGCGGATTATGATTACCGGCCTGGTGCGTCTGGGGATCCTCAAAGGAGATATCGACGAGCTGATTGCCAACAACGCCCATCGTCCTTTCTTTATGCATGGTCTGAGCCACTGGCTTGGTCTCGACGTGCATGATGTCGGCAACTATGACGTAGACCGTTCGCGCATCCTCGAACCGGGGATGGTGCTGACCATCGAACCGGGACTCTATATTGCGATGGATGCCGATGTTCCGGCTCAGTATCGCGGTATCGGCATTCGCATCGAAGATGACATTGTTATCACCGAAGACGGCAATGAAAATCTCACCGCAGGCGTCGTGAAA is part of the Klebsiella huaxiensis genome and encodes:
- the pepP gene encoding Xaa-Pro aminopeptidase, with protein sequence MTQQEFLSRRQALLAQMQPGSAALIFAAPEAVRSADSEYPYRQSSDFWYFTGFNEPESLLILIKSDETHNHSVLFNRVRDLTAEIWFGRRLGQDAAPEKLGVDRALAFSEINQQLFQILNGLDAIYFAQGEYAYADEIVFNALEKLRKGVRQNLQAPNSVIDWRPMVHEMRLFKSAEELEVMRRAGEISALAHTRAMEKCRPGMFEYHLEGEILHEFNRHGARFPSYNTIVGGGENGCILHYTENECELRDGDLVLIDAGCEYRGYAGDITRTFPVNGKFSPAQREIYDIVLESLETSLKLYRPGTSIHEVSQQVVRIMITGLVRLGILKGDIDELIANNAHRPFFMHGLSHWLGLDVHDVGNYDVDRSRILEPGMVLTIEPGLYIAMDADVPAQYRGIGIRIEDDIVITEDGNENLTAGVVKKADDIEALMAAAREL